Proteins from one Thermoanaerobacterium sp. PSU-2 genomic window:
- a CDS encoding polysaccharide deacetylase family protein — MKKYMIVFSLIVIIAAFGFYRYEKAENLKKCVPVLMYHNIYAGNIPPNKSGVLITPQNFEKQILYLKSHGYETITVEDLYNFMKYGKMLPKKPILITFDDGYLGNYKYAYPLFKKIGYKGVINVIVKNVPSPTNKVVTPYPHFDWIEAKEMSSNGVMEIESHTYDSHKYAKSGNHNIPMLAGPIDINGKLETMDEYRKRITDDLSKAKKEIEKNLGKEVIALAYPYGVGSDTSKDVAASLGYKVIFTMEEGVNVYKGDTYAVKRITVRNTDTGEDIVKKIEMYEGK, encoded by the coding sequence GTGAAGAAATACATGATTGTTTTCTCTTTAATTGTGATAATTGCCGCATTCGGTTTTTATAGGTATGAGAAAGCTGAAAATTTAAAAAAGTGCGTCCCTGTCCTTATGTATCACAACATCTACGCTGGAAATATCCCTCCCAACAAAAGCGGTGTGCTTATCACTCCACAAAACTTTGAAAAGCAGATTTTGTACCTTAAAAGCCATGGGTATGAAACTATAACTGTAGAGGACTTATATAACTTTATGAAGTACGGCAAAATGCTTCCAAAGAAGCCTATACTTATTACATTTGACGATGGGTATTTGGGAAACTATAAATATGCGTATCCATTATTCAAAAAAATCGGGTATAAAGGTGTCATAAACGTCATAGTAAAGAATGTACCATCACCTACCAACAAAGTGGTGACTCCATATCCGCATTTTGACTGGATAGAAGCGAAAGAGATGTCGTCAAACGGTGTAATGGAGATCGAAAGCCATACATACGATTCTCACAAGTATGCGAAAAGCGGAAATCATAATATACCTATGCTGGCAGGACCTATAGATATAAATGGAAAGCTTGAAACGATGGATGAATACAGAAAAAGGATAACGGATGATCTTTCAAAGGCAAAAAAAGAAATAGAAAAAAACTTAGGGAAAGAGGTCATTGCTTTGGCATACCCGTATGGTGTCGGCAGCGATACGTCTAAAGATGTGGCGGCATCATTAGGATATAAAGTAATATTTACGATGGAAGAAGGCGTCAATGTGTATAAAGGGGACACATACGCAGTGAAGCGTATAACTGTGAGAAATACTGATACAGGAGAAGATATAGTAAAAAAAATAGAGATGTATGAAGGAAAGTGA
- a CDS encoding S-layer homology domain-containing protein, with amino-acid sequence MKNLKKLIAVVLTFTLVFSAMAVGFAGTFSDVSSSAPYASAVARLQQLGLVSGMPDGTFQPDGAVTRAQMIAFVNAAEGLQNAAKVAVGPTKFKDVPASYWASGDINIADPSGYPDGTFRPDNTVTYPEALAMLLRALGITGDLSWPYGVIAKAADVGLTNGVNLSANATINRGQMAILVNNALDLPLYTYDTNGNLVKETDKSGNEIDLISKIATPTEYVVLATANQSNAGTGNVKLYDVTNKKVVIKSAGNIDFSQYVGEDVNVYFTSDGTPVYVSENTNPVKEYDNAKIVSGEVYDNSTTTPTDTGLSLANTDYILYNNYLTNWSHLNGKVPTYGSVKFISNKDDSNGNPVYNYAVVTAYEYPDANGEYGKLVTSNVASGATYIATDSGNYTLVDSNGNAYPVTVAGDVSSLTDIKANDVLYYGKQYDDSGNQVGLYLYVVRKTVTGKVTETAGTSSIKIDGTSYDLTDSYNASSNIASVGDSGTFVLDKDGKIFRFLGTSTVSTNFAIALNNSNTSSKLTSKIELLTSDGSDTVYTWDPTNVYGAVYNDKLVEFTFNSDKTVVSNVYGTNTGTISDANSVSINNFASNQSASFDTTTNTLKFNSGILNNNSQYGYLSASTAIFVVDASGNYSVAKLSDLTSGSYQVQAIAYDTVNNVKAVLLYNPTFVSSNTSTVNAYITNVVPVTTSSSTFDRITAYVNGVQTTYDTTGTTGTSGTAYAKGAAYTLTIDNNTGKVVDAKAATTNGMTSVTVYNSDINTVNMTIKVGTQSFALAPGYQFIAVDNLASPTTYSLGYASDIASTGTLVNLYFDATGRVVAIVYAK; translated from the coding sequence ATGAAGAACCTTAAAAAGTTAATAGCAGTGGTTCTCACGTTCACATTGGTGTTCAGTGCAATGGCAGTAGGCTTTGCAGGAACATTCTCCGATGTGAGCAGTAGTGCACCGTATGCGAGTGCAGTTGCTCGTCTGCAGCAGTTAGGTTTAGTATCAGGTATGCCAGATGGCACATTCCAACCTGACGGTGCTGTGACAAGAGCACAGATGATCGCTTTTGTTAATGCAGCAGAAGGTTTACAAAATGCTGCAAAAGTAGCAGTAGGTCCAACAAAGTTTAAAGATGTTCCAGCAAGCTATTGGGCATCAGGCGATATAAATATTGCTGATCCAAGTGGTTATCCAGATGGGACATTTAGACCAGACAATACTGTAACATATCCAGAAGCTCTTGCTATGTTATTAAGAGCATTGGGTATTACAGGAGATCTTTCATGGCCATATGGCGTAATAGCTAAAGCTGCTGATGTAGGATTAACAAATGGTGTTAATTTATCAGCAAATGCTACAATAAATCGTGGCCAAATGGCTATATTAGTAAACAACGCTTTAGATTTGCCTTTGTACACATATGATACAAATGGTAACTTAGTAAAAGAGACAGATAAGAGTGGCAATGAAATTGATTTAATATCAAAGATTGCTACACCAACAGAATATGTAGTTTTAGCTACAGCTAATCAATCAAATGCTGGTACAGGCAATGTTAAACTGTACGATGTTACAAATAAAAAGGTTGTAATTAAGAGTGCAGGAAACATTGATTTCTCACAATATGTTGGTGAAGACGTAAATGTATATTTCACAAGCGATGGAACACCAGTATATGTTTCAGAGAATACAAATCCAGTAAAAGAATATGACAATGCTAAAATAGTATCTGGAGAAGTATATGACAATAGCACAACAACACCTACAGATACAGGTTTGTCATTAGCAAACACAGATTATATTCTCTACAACAATTATTTGACAAATTGGTCACACCTTAATGGCAAAGTGCCAACTTATGGTAGTGTTAAATTCATAAGCAATAAAGATGACAGCAATGGCAATCCAGTTTACAACTATGCAGTTGTTACAGCTTATGAATATCCAGATGCAAATGGTGAATATGGTAAGTTAGTAACATCAAATGTTGCTTCAGGTGCAACTTATATTGCAACAGATAGTGGTAACTATACATTAGTTGACAGCAACGGAAACGCATATCCTGTGACAGTTGCTGGCGATGTATCAAGCTTAACAGATATAAAAGCTAATGATGTATTGTACTATGGCAAGCAGTATGATGATAGCGGCAATCAAGTTGGTTTGTACTTGTATGTTGTAAGAAAGACTGTTACTGGTAAAGTTACAGAAACAGCAGGTACATCTTCGATAAAGATTGACGGAACATCATACGATTTAACAGATTCATATAATGCATCAAGCAACATAGCAAGTGTCGGTGATTCTGGTACATTTGTACTTGACAAAGATGGAAAGATATTCAGATTCTTAGGTACATCAACAGTATCAACTAATTTTGCTATAGCTTTAAATAATAGCAATACAAGTTCAAAACTTACATCAAAGATAGAATTATTAACATCTGATGGAAGCGATACTGTTTATACATGGGATCCAACAAATGTTTATGGAGCAGTATATAATGACAAATTAGTAGAATTTACATTTAATAGTGACAAGACAGTCGTATCAAATGTATATGGTACTAACACTGGTACAATATCAGATGCTAACAGCGTGTCAATTAATAACTTTGCTAGCAATCAAAGTGCATCATTTGATACAACAACAAATACTTTGAAATTTAATAGTGGAATCCTTAATAATAATAGTCAATACGGCTATTTAAGTGCTAGTACAGCTATATTTGTAGTTGATGCTAGTGGTAACTATTCAGTTGCAAAGCTGTCTGACTTAACAAGTGGTAGTTATCAAGTTCAAGCAATTGCTTATGACACTGTAAACAACGTAAAAGCAGTATTGTTGTATAACCCAACATTTGTATCAAGTAATACATCTACAGTTAATGCTTATATAACAAATGTTGTTCCTGTTACAACTTCAAGTAGCACATTTGATAGAATAACTGCTTATGTAAATGGCGTTCAAACAACGTACGATACAACAGGTACAACGGGCACATCAGGGACAGCTTATGCTAAAGGTGCTGCTTATACTTTGACAATAGATAATAATACTGGCAAGGTTGTGGATGCTAAAGCTGCAACAACAAATGGTATGACATCAGTAACAGTTTACAATAGCGATATAAATACTGTAAATATGACAATAAAAGTTGGAACACAATCTTTTGCATTAGCACCAGGATATCAGTTTATAGCTGTTGATAACTTGGCATCACCTACAACATATTCATTAGGATATGCATCTGATATAGCATCTACTGGAACACTAGTTAATTTGTATTTCGATGCTACAGGTAGAGTAGTAGCTATAGTATATGCAAAATAA
- a CDS encoding nucleotidyltransferase domain-containing protein: MRNLTNIKKQIDLLVDYVKENPNVLALYIFGSYGTEYQNDNSDIDFAVLYERMPSLNDELSLEVKFSEILGTDDIDLINLNKASLEFKHKVIYTGDLLYCKDFLKLADFKENVFKFYGDYGITMKFFYDDYLKGLKENAL; encoded by the coding sequence ATGAGAAATTTAACAAATATCAAAAAACAGATTGATTTGCTTGTAGATTATGTAAAAGAAAATCCTAATGTACTAGCTTTGTATATCTTTGGATCGTATGGGACGGAATATCAAAATGACAATAGTGACATCGATTTTGCTGTTTTATATGAACGTATGCCAAGCCTTAATGATGAGCTTTCATTAGAAGTAAAATTTTCAGAAATATTAGGCACAGATGATATAGATTTAATAAATCTAAATAAAGCATCTCTTGAGTTTAAACATAAGGTAATCTATACAGGAGATCTATTGTATTGCAAAGATTTTTTAAAATTAGCCGATTTTAAAGAAAATGTTTTTAAATTTTACGGTGATTATGGAATAACAATGAAATTTTTTTACGACGATTATTTGAAAGGACTGAAAGAAAATGCCCTATGA
- a CDS encoding CTP synthase: MSKYIFVTGGVVSSLGKGITAASLGRLLKSRGISVAVIKCDPYINIDPGTMSPYQHGEVFVTEDGAETDLDLGHYERFIDINLTKSSNITTGKVYWSVISKERKGDYLGATVQVIPHITNEIKERIRRVGKEQNVDCVIVEIGGTVGDIESLPFLEAIRQIGVEEGKDNVMFIHVTLVPHLGKTGELKTKPTQHSVKELRSIGIQPDMIVCRTEFPLTDDIKEKIGMFCNVKPDAVIENIDVDSIYEVPLELDRQKVDEYVINRLNLPAGEPDLKEWRAFVEKEKNLKKEVEIALVGKYVELHDAYISVVESLRHAGIYNDANVKIRWVNSENVNDDTVDELLRGAKGILVPGGFGDRGVEGKIRAAQYARENKIPYLGLCLGMQCAVIEFARNVAGLKNAHSTEFNGATPYPVIDLMPEQKDIDEKGGTMRLGVYPCKLKEGTKAYEAYKDELIYERHRHRYEFNNEYRELLTSKGLVLSGLSPDDRLVEIIEVKDHPYFVASQFHPEFKSRPLRPHPLFRDFIAAALLMK; the protein is encoded by the coding sequence ATGTCAAAGTATATATTTGTGACGGGCGGTGTTGTGTCATCATTAGGCAAAGGAATAACAGCAGCGTCATTAGGGAGGCTATTAAAAAGCCGCGGCATTAGCGTGGCTGTGATAAAATGCGATCCGTATATAAACATAGATCCTGGGACGATGAGCCCATACCAGCATGGGGAAGTATTCGTCACAGAAGACGGTGCAGAGACGGACTTGGATCTTGGCCATTATGAAAGATTTATCGATATAAACCTTACAAAAAGCAGCAATATAACGACAGGTAAAGTGTACTGGTCTGTCATATCAAAAGAAAGAAAAGGCGATTATTTAGGAGCTACGGTTCAGGTAATTCCCCACATTACAAATGAGATAAAAGAGAGAATAAGGCGAGTAGGGAAAGAGCAAAATGTTGATTGCGTCATCGTGGAGATAGGCGGTACCGTAGGTGACATAGAAAGTTTGCCGTTTTTAGAGGCTATAAGGCAGATAGGCGTCGAAGAAGGAAAAGACAATGTCATGTTCATACACGTCACACTTGTGCCACATCTCGGCAAGACTGGTGAACTTAAGACAAAGCCTACACAGCACAGCGTGAAAGAATTAAGATCCATTGGCATACAGCCAGACATGATCGTCTGCAGGACGGAGTTTCCTCTTACAGATGACATAAAAGAAAAGATTGGCATGTTTTGCAATGTAAAACCAGATGCTGTCATTGAAAATATCGATGTAGACTCCATCTATGAAGTCCCACTGGAGCTTGACAGGCAAAAAGTAGATGAATACGTCATAAATAGGTTAAACTTACCGGCAGGTGAGCCTGATCTTAAGGAATGGAGAGCATTTGTTGAAAAAGAGAAAAATCTGAAAAAAGAAGTAGAGATAGCTTTAGTCGGCAAATACGTCGAACTGCACGACGCGTATATAAGCGTTGTAGAATCGTTAAGACATGCAGGAATATACAACGACGCCAATGTAAAGATAAGGTGGGTAAACTCTGAAAATGTAAATGACGATACGGTTGACGAGCTTTTAAGAGGTGCGAAAGGCATCCTGGTGCCTGGAGGATTTGGCGATAGAGGCGTAGAAGGAAAAATAAGGGCAGCTCAGTACGCCAGAGAAAACAAGATACCGTACTTAGGGCTTTGTTTAGGCATGCAGTGTGCGGTGATAGAGTTTGCAAGAAATGTAGCAGGACTTAAGAACGCCCACTCTACAGAGTTTAACGGTGCTACGCCATACCCTGTCATAGACCTTATGCCTGAGCAAAAGGACATAGACGAGAAGGGCGGCACAATGAGGCTTGGAGTATATCCTTGCAAGCTAAAGGAAGGCACAAAGGCTTATGAAGCATATAAAGATGAGCTTATATATGAACGTCACAGACACAGGTACGAGTTTAATAACGAGTATAGAGAGCTTCTCACATCAAAAGGACTTGTATTGTCAGGCTTATCGCCGGATGATAGACTTGTAGAGATAATAGAAGTGAAAGACCATCCATACTTTGTGGCATCACAATTCCATCCAGAGTTTAAATCAAGGCCACTAAGACCACATCCATTGTTCAGGGATTTTATAGCTGCAGCATTGTTGATGAAGTAA
- a CDS encoding DUF86 domain-containing protein yields MPYDIEKILKKITIIKNCIKNLEELANLKPKEFVSDFIYYDSAKYNLQIAIEAMIDIGNHIISRKGLDSPKTYADTFEILGKYNILPIDMVNTYKQMAKFRNRIVHFYDDVNEEEIYSILQNNLIDFKKYINSIGTFLGQKLI; encoded by the coding sequence ATGCCCTATGATATTGAAAAAATTCTAAAAAAAATTACCATCATAAAAAATTGCATAAAGAATCTTGAAGAACTTGCAAATTTAAAACCAAAGGAATTTGTATCAGATTTTATATATTATGACTCTGCTAAATATAATTTGCAAATAGCTATAGAGGCGATGATAGATATAGGAAATCATATCATATCAAGGAAGGGACTAGATTCCCCAAAAACTTATGCTGATACTTTTGAAATTCTAGGGAAATACAATATTCTGCCTATTGATATGGTAAATACATATAAGCAAATGGCGAAGTTTCGCAATAGAATCGTACATTTTTATGATGATGTCAATGAGGAAGAAATTTATAGTATCCTACAAAATAATTTAATTGACTTTAAAAAGTACATTAATTCTATAGGTACGTTTTTAGGTCAGAAACTAATATGA
- a CDS encoding DUF4127 family protein, giving the protein MKKFFVFIMILMITISIVSIDTSYKDSMKYVSKDKIVFVPLDTRPVSLQNVEIIAKAGGKELLVPPMDALDNYKKKSNQDMIYDWLKGAVERPDVSAIIISTNQFISGGLIGSRNYINDINYKESLERLKEIIGLSGNKRLFLISIMSQVSPVLYQQDTIYVQNNANINYYVQIKKAISENDTKTLERLKLSMPSYLFNYMSVIASEVLINEKMVSDLKPNVTLTIGLDDTTMKSMLKYSYDDLKSAIKDYKNVYMLHGADEISMMTVAKILNEENGLKPSYKIVYEESGDENSYLPFEGGTVKEITEEKIGYIGGVVSQDAKNIIYIHMHKNYKTGIKNVVSKYKISGQNFGISDVAKTNGGDKDLVDEILKDKLITNVDAYSGWNTPSNTIGTVVAELSIKSYIDTKKDKNALEDMQKYYYAFAFIRYADDYIYQSIVRDAMQNWAKSNGLNPDNLTNKSEADAVLREKMKPYLDMLMSIYDDCGIKIKGADVEYPWNRMFEIKVAPILD; this is encoded by the coding sequence ATGAAGAAATTTTTTGTATTCATAATGATACTTATGATAACAATAAGCATAGTTTCCATTGACACATCTTATAAAGACAGTATGAAATATGTGTCAAAAGACAAGATAGTTTTTGTTCCTCTTGATACAAGACCTGTATCCCTTCAAAATGTAGAGATAATAGCAAAGGCAGGCGGAAAAGAGCTATTAGTACCTCCTATGGATGCACTTGACAATTACAAGAAAAAAAGCAACCAAGATATGATTTATGATTGGCTTAAAGGAGCTGTAGAAAGGCCTGACGTAAGTGCTATCATAATATCTACAAATCAGTTTATATCAGGTGGTCTTATAGGATCGCGAAATTATATTAATGATATTAATTACAAAGAAAGCCTTGAAAGATTAAAAGAGATAATAGGCTTGTCGGGAAATAAAAGGCTTTTTTTAATATCTATAATGTCACAGGTATCACCAGTTCTTTATCAGCAGGACACAATATACGTCCAAAATAATGCTAATATAAATTATTATGTTCAAATAAAAAAAGCCATATCAGAGAATGATACAAAGACGCTTGAGAGATTGAAATTAAGCATGCCATCTTATTTGTTTAACTACATGTCTGTAATAGCCTCGGAGGTTCTTATAAATGAAAAAATGGTGTCAGATTTAAAGCCAAATGTCACTTTGACAATCGGCCTTGACGATACCACCATGAAAAGCATGCTTAAATATTCCTATGATGATCTAAAAAGTGCCATTAAAGATTACAAAAATGTCTATATGCTTCATGGTGCAGACGAAATAAGCATGATGACTGTCGCAAAAATATTGAATGAAGAAAATGGTTTAAAACCATCTTATAAGATAGTGTACGAAGAAAGTGGCGATGAAAATAGTTATTTGCCTTTTGAGGGCGGGACAGTAAAAGAGATAACAGAGGAGAAGATAGGCTACATAGGTGGGGTGGTGTCGCAAGATGCAAAAAATATCATCTACATTCACATGCACAAAAATTACAAAACAGGAATAAAAAATGTAGTAAGCAAATATAAAATTAGTGGACAAAATTTTGGTATATCAGATGTAGCCAAGACAAACGGAGGTGATAAAGATCTTGTAGATGAGATACTTAAAGATAAGCTTATTACCAATGTCGACGCATATTCTGGCTGGAATACTCCCAGCAACACTATAGGGACAGTGGTAGCAGAGCTAAGCATAAAATCATATATTGATACGAAAAAGGATAAAAATGCTTTAGAAGATATGCAGAAATACTATTATGCATTTGCATTCATAAGATATGCTGATGACTACATATACCAAAGCATAGTGAGAGATGCGATGCAAAATTGGGCAAAATCAAATGGGTTAAACCCAGACAATTTGACAAACAAAAGTGAAGCAGACGCAGTGCTAAGAGAAAAGATGAAACCGTATCTCGATATGCTTATGTCTATATACGACGATTGCGGTATCAAGATAAAAGGCGCAGATGTAGAATATCCATGGAACAGGATGTTCGAAATAAAAGTTGCACCAATTTTGGACTAA
- a CDS encoding HAMP domain-containing sensor histidine kinase, whose protein sequence is MKKIFRFRSLAMRIWMTFTAVILIIVCSLSMLYIFAYRRVEENNKIQDLKVSHEMLLKNNNNFSGNYNNFSRLRNLRGGDNFIVDFDTANRPLIIDINHREPPPDVHTPSFDSLGVKLWMSSFIKGGNMNEKLYREVYNNMEYFFIISTVNYDSSNKAYLVSYVPNIVDNTILYLVIAIGIIFIIIGFFTSIIIAGYISKPLKKLEEYTMRIAHKDWKEPINLDREDEIGMLANSMNMMQKELKRADEEEKLFLQSISHDLKTPVMVIMSHADAIIDGVYIDSLEKTATIIKDEAIRLQKKINQMLYLNTLDYVLENDTKTDYINLKDLVNNIISRFEIIKSSIEWDLSLDEVIIKGDRDKIEVSIENILDNALRYANEVIKVTLKKEGQYAYLDIYNDGPKIDERHISHIFDRMYKDKTGNFGLGLAITKKIVDFYNGDIKAVNREKGVSFIIKYPLNYSHN, encoded by the coding sequence ATGAAGAAGATATTTAGATTTCGTTCACTTGCGATGCGAATATGGATGACATTTACCGCTGTCATACTTATCATAGTCTGCAGCCTGTCTATGCTTTATATCTTTGCATACAGGAGAGTAGAAGAAAACAACAAGATACAGGATTTAAAAGTTTCCCATGAGATGCTTCTTAAAAATAATAATAATTTCAGTGGCAACTACAACAATTTTTCCAGATTAAGAAATCTAAGAGGAGGAGACAATTTCATTGTTGATTTTGATACTGCAAATAGACCTTTGATTATAGACATAAATCACAGAGAGCCTCCACCAGACGTTCATACTCCATCCTTTGATTCACTTGGTGTTAAACTTTGGATGTCCAGCTTTATAAAAGGCGGAAACATGAATGAAAAGCTTTATAGAGAAGTCTACAACAATATGGAATATTTCTTCATCATAAGCACTGTAAATTACGATTCGTCTAATAAAGCTTATCTTGTGTCGTACGTGCCAAATATCGTTGACAATACTATTCTTTATCTGGTCATTGCTATAGGGATAATATTCATCATCATTGGATTTTTTACGTCTATAATCATAGCAGGATACATCTCAAAGCCACTTAAAAAGCTTGAGGAGTATACCATGAGGATAGCTCATAAAGACTGGAAGGAGCCTATAAATTTAGACAGAGAAGATGAGATAGGTATGCTGGCAAATTCCATGAATATGATGCAGAAAGAGCTAAAAAGGGCAGACGAGGAAGAAAAGCTATTTTTGCAAAGCATATCGCACGATCTAAAGACACCTGTAATGGTGATAATGAGCCATGCAGATGCCATAATAGACGGTGTGTATATCGATTCATTGGAAAAGACTGCAACCATAATTAAGGACGAAGCCATAAGGCTTCAAAAGAAAATAAACCAGATGCTTTATCTGAATACACTCGACTATGTGCTGGAGAATGACACCAAAACTGACTATATAAATTTAAAGGATCTTGTAAATAACATAATAAGCAGGTTTGAAATCATAAAAAGCAGTATTGAATGGGACTTAAGCTTAGATGAGGTGATAATAAAGGGTGATAGGGACAAGATAGAAGTCAGCATAGAAAACATTCTTGATAATGCCTTAAGGTATGCCAATGAAGTGATAAAAGTGACGCTTAAAAAAGAAGGCCAGTATGCTTATCTTGACATATACAATGACGGGCCAAAGATCGATGAGAGGCACATAAGCCATATATTTGACAGAATGTACAAGGACAAGACGGGAAATTTCGGTTTAGGACTTGCCATAACGAAGAAAATCGTAGACTTTTACAATGGCGATATAAAAGCTGTAAATAGGGAAAAAGGCGTAAGCTTCATAATAAAATATCCCTTAAACTATAGCCATAATTAA
- a CDS encoding response regulator transcription factor, which yields MPRKIYLVEDEKSLNLLLQKYLEREGYSVTTFFDGSTAMEWINDMPDLWILDIMLPDVDGYELIKAIKEHNKSTPVIFMSARNEELDRVVGLELGSDDYLSKPFLPRELVIRTNKLMERIYGKEEDGSDDALQVGDYTLYEKQRTVYLGDNEIQLTNKEYELFCYLVKNKNIVVSRDQILNNVWGEDYFGSDRVVDDTIRRLRKKVDRLNIETVYGYGYKLVCKS from the coding sequence TTGCCGAGAAAGATATATCTTGTAGAGGATGAGAAAAGCCTAAACCTTCTTTTGCAGAAGTATCTTGAGAGGGAAGGATATAGTGTTACTACCTTTTTTGATGGAAGCACAGCGATGGAGTGGATAAATGACATGCCTGACCTATGGATACTTGACATAATGCTTCCTGATGTAGATGGATATGAGCTTATAAAAGCCATAAAGGAGCACAACAAGTCCACGCCAGTTATATTTATGTCAGCCAGAAATGAGGAGCTTGACAGGGTGGTAGGCTTAGAGCTTGGAAGCGATGATTACCTTTCAAAGCCTTTTTTGCCTCGGGAGCTTGTCATTAGGACAAACAAGCTTATGGAGAGGATATACGGAAAAGAAGAAGATGGCAGCGATGATGCTTTGCAAGTGGGAGATTATACGCTTTATGAGAAGCAAAGGACTGTCTATTTAGGCGATAATGAGATACAGCTTACGAATAAGGAGTATGAGCTTTTTTGTTACCTTGTAAAAAATAAAAATATCGTGGTTTCAAGAGATCAGATATTGAATAACGTCTGGGGAGAGGACTATTTCGGCTCTGACAGGGTGGTTGACGACACCATAAGAAGGCTTAGGAAGAAAGTGGATAGATTGAATATAGAGACCGTATACGGATACGGCTATAAATTGGTGTGTAAATCATGA
- a CDS encoding acyltransferase, with protein MTKSRIGEIDILKGIAIIAVLMIHTTSNAVVQLNKSSLSYIIFAIINRLTQFAVPAFIFASAMLLMHNYGDGCDWKLFYKRRLKNVLMPYAVWTIIYGAYLHIVHHVPLRSILTIKNIFFGGMFYHLYFIIIIVQLYVLFPVLLYIYRLINKNIHTIVLSIIILQAASILLFKYFISRYYQNSGDLFITYISFIIAGMYVGENIHKLGEHSSKRLINSFFAAILFGYLFVDISLRAFANKHIDSNLYNIYYYTFALLASLFFFTLSTKILNYHALSGILSSTGKLSFGIYLSHPLFLDVVNHFLNTGNPYLYDIYIIMTFILIYAVSYLFAMIIKKQKFGVAVVGK; from the coding sequence ATGACGAAATCACGCATAGGCGAGATCGATATACTTAAAGGGATAGCTATAATAGCGGTTTTGATGATACATACTACTTCAAATGCTGTTGTTCAATTAAACAAATCATCTTTATCTTATATCATATTTGCTATTATAAACAGGCTTACACAGTTTGCAGTGCCAGCATTTATATTCGCATCAGCTATGCTTCTTATGCACAATTATGGCGATGGGTGTGATTGGAAGTTATTTTACAAAAGACGGCTTAAAAACGTATTGATGCCGTATGCTGTCTGGACAATAATATACGGTGCATATTTGCATATAGTACATCATGTGCCATTAAGATCGATATTGACAATTAAAAATATCTTCTTTGGTGGCATGTTTTACCATCTCTACTTCATAATCATAATAGTACAACTGTATGTTTTGTTTCCTGTACTGCTTTATATATATAGACTCATAAATAAAAACATACATACGATTGTGTTATCTATTATAATACTTCAGGCAGCAAGTATATTGCTGTTCAAATACTTCATAAGTAGATATTACCAAAATTCTGGCGATCTTTTTATAACATACATATCATTTATAATCGCAGGCATGTATGTCGGTGAAAACATACATAAGTTAGGAGAACATTCCAGCAAAAGATTGATTAATTCGTTTTTTGCCGCAATTTTATTTGGCTATCTTTTTGTTGACATATCCCTTAGGGCATTTGCAAATAAGCATATAGACTCTAACCTGTACAATATTTATTATTATACATTTGCACTTTTAGCTTCGCTGTTCTTTTTCACTTTGTCGACAAAGATATTGAATTACCATGCTTTAAGCGGAATATTGTCAAGTACAGGCAAGCTTTCATTTGGCATATATCTGTCACATCCGCTATTTTTAGATGTGGTAAATCACTTTTTAAATACAGGCAACCCATATCTATACGATATTTACATTATAATGACATTTATACTGATTTACGCAGTGTCTTATCTTTTCGCAATGATTATTAAAAAACAAAAATTTGGTGTGGCTGTCGTCGGAAAGTGA